The Coriobacteriia bacterium genome segment GATGATCGATGCGGCTCTGGCCGGACTCGACGTGCGCTTCATGATGACCGGCTGGCCTGACAAGAAGATCGCTTACTACGCCGCCGAGTCGTTCTTCCACCAGCTCGTCTCGGCGGGTGTGAAGGTCTACCGATACGACCGTGGCTTCATGCACGCCAAGACGATGACGCTGGACAGCAACATTCTCGTGGTCGGAACGATGAACTTCGACATCCGCAGTCTCGCGCTGCACAAGGAGCTCATGGCGTGGTTCTACGACCCGGAACTCACGCGCCAGCATGAGGAGGCGTTCGTCGCCGATATGGCCGAGTGCAGCCTCGTCACCCTCGAGGAGATCGCATCCTGGTCGCCTGCGCGCCGGCTGCGCAACGCGAGCGCCCGCCTCGCCTCGAACCTGCTGTGACGCAACGGGGCGCGCCCTGACCGGACGCGCCCCGTGAATGTCGAGCTGTGCGAGTGAGCGCTACGGCTTCTTGGTGGTCTCCGTGCTCGCAGGCTCCTCCTCGGGCGCCGCGGTGGCGCTCGTCTCGGCGGCTTGCAGCTCCTGGGTCGCCGCGACGTCGATCTTCCACACCCCGTCGACGTCCTTCATCACGAACGTACCGTTTGAGCCGGCCGCATCCTTGAGCAGAACCACGTTGGCCTGGTTGGGAGATGCGGTCAACGTCAGCGTGCTTCCCTCTGAGGGCACCGTCATCATGATCGAGTCACCGGCCCACGCGTAGGACACTTCGGTCTTGACCGCACCGGGAGGCGCCGCGGTCATGGTCGCCACGCCGAGGATGTCATCCGGGTCGTAGATGCCGGCCTTGAACGCCGCCATGTCCAGTGCACCCTGAGCGACGTACCACTTGGCGACGGACTCGAGCATGGCCTTCTTCTGATCGGTCTCGCTCGGCTTGCAGCCGGTGGCCACGCCAGCGATGAGCAGCACGCACACGAGTGCGGCGATCATCCAAAGCGAGCGACCACGATTGGTCCCCATCTTCACGTCAGTCCCTTTCGTCGTATCGGCAGACAACGTGTGCCCGCCGCCGATGCGCCGCCTGCATTCGCAGTGCGTCCGCCCGATTGTACACGCATGGCACCGGTCGACCTGCTCGGCGCGCGTTCAGTTCTACTAGCCGGCGTCCTGACAACCGTCCGTGCCGGCGGCGTCGCTTGCGAAGACCTTGACGTCGTCCAAGCCGAGTTGGTCGGCAGCCATCTCGCGCAGCTTGTACTTCTGGATCTTGCCGCTCGCCGTCATGGGGAAGGCGTCGACGAAGAACACGTACTTCGGTGCCTTGTACCGGGCCATGCGGGCGCGGCAGAACTCCTGTACGTCACTCTCGGTGAGATCGGTGTCGGCGGCCTTGCGCACGAACGCACCCACGACCTCGCCGTACTTCGCATCAGGCACGCCCACAACCTGCACGTCTTCGACGCCGGGCATCGTGTAGAGGAACTCCTCGATCTCGCGTGGGTAGATGTTCTCCCCGCCGCGGATGATCATGTCCTTGATGCGGCCGGTGATCCGGTAGTAGCCGTCCTCATCGACGGTTCCGATGTCACCGGAGTGCAGCCAGCCCTCGGCGTCGATCGCCTTCTCGGTGGCCTCGGGCATGCTGTAGTAGCCCTTCATGATGTTGTAGCCGCGACAGCACAGTTCGCCCGGGGTGTTGGGCGGGCAGTCGGCGCCCGTCTCGGGATCGATGACACGCACCTCGACCTGATCGTGCTTGCGGCCGACCGTCTCGCACTTGCGCTCGAGCGTGTCGTCGGTCGTGGTCTGCGTGAACACCGGCGACGTCTCAGTCAGGCCGTAGCAGATCGTCATCTCGCTGGCGTGCATCTTGTCGATGACCTGGCGCATCGTCTCGACGGGACACGGCGAGCCGGCCATGATACCGGTGCGCAGCGACGTGAGATCGAACATGTCGAACATGGGGTGCGCAAGCTCGGCGATGAACATCGTGGGTACGCCGTAGAGCGCGGTTGCGCGCTCCTTCTGGATGGCAGCGAGCACGAGCAGCGGGTCGAAGCTCTCGACCGGGATCATAGCCGAGCCGTGCGTGAGCACCGCCAGCACGCCGAGCACGCAGCCGAAGCAGTGGAAGAACGGCACCGGCAGGCACACGCGGTCGGCCTCGGTGAACTTCTGTCGCTCGCCGATGTAGAAGCCGTTGTTGAGAATGTTGCGGTGCGTGAGCATGACGCCCTTCGGGAACCCTGTGGTGCCCGAGGTGTACTGCATGTTGATGGTGTCGGTGTTCTTCAGGCCGGC includes the following:
- a CDS encoding AMP-binding protein; this translates as MDITLHTEKTIGAYFEDMVARRGDADFIVYPDRDLRWSWKQFNERVDQLAKGMLAIGLEPGDHLGIWARNVPDWLTFMFATAKIGVVLVTVNPVYKAHELAYVIKQSDMKALAIIDAFRDVDYVQIVRELVPESMTQERGRLDSAEFPKLKSLLYMGPEKHRGFYNVPELLVLGAHGDDEALAAAKAGLKNTDTINMQYTSGTTGFPKGVMLTHRNILNNGFYIGERQKFTEADRVCLPVPFFHCFGCVLGVLAVLTHGSAMIPVESFDPLLVLAAIQKERATALYGVPTMFIAELAHPMFDMFDLTSLRTGIMAGSPCPVETMRQVIDKMHASEMTICYGLTETSPVFTQTTTDDTLERKCETVGRKHDQVEVRVIDPETGADCPPNTPGELCCRGYNIMKGYYSMPEATEKAIDAEGWLHSGDIGTVDEDGYYRITGRIKDMIIRGGENIYPREIEEFLYTMPGVEDVQVVGVPDAKYGEVVGAFVRKAADTDLTESDVQEFCRARMARYKAPKYVFFVDAFPMTASGKIQKYKLREMAADQLGLDDVKVFASDAAGTDGCQDAG